The Streptococcus sanguinis genomic sequence CTTTGACGCAGATAACATTACTGCGGCTATCCAGCAAGTGGAAGAAAGCTCTGGTATCTCCTATGACAGTATCCAAAAAGAAGCTATCTGTCAGGCTATCAATCAGAAGGTCTTTATCCTAACCGGCGGACCGGGTACTGGAAAAACTACCGTTATCAACTGCATCATCGCAGTCTACGCCCAGCTTCGCGGCTTGGATCTGCGAAAAGTTAATGAATTACCTATTCTGCTTGCAGCTCCCACCGGACGTGCTGCTCGGCGCATGAACGAATTGACTGGTCTTCCTAGCGCTACTATCCACCGGCATTTGGGGATGACCGGAGATGATGATACCAGTCATTTGGATGATTATCTGGATGCTGATTTTATCATTGTGGATGAATTTTCCATGGTGGATACTTGGTTGGCTAATCAACTCCTCAGCAATATCTCCTCTCAGACCAAACTCTTGATTGTCGGAGATGCTGACCAGCTGCCCTCTGTCAGTCCGGGTCAGGTTCTGGCAGATTTGCTGCAGATACCGACTATTCCACAGACCAAGCTGGAAACCATCTATCGGCAGAGCGAAGAGTCTACAATCGTTACACTGGCTAGCCAGATTCAGAAGGGTATTTTACCAGCAGATTTTACAGAGAAAAAAGCGGACCGCTCATATTTTGAAGCTAGAAATGAGCATATCCCGCCTATGATTGAGAAAATCGCTAGCGCAGCCATTCGCAGCGGTATCCCAGCTCAAGATGTTCAGGTATTGGCTCCTATGTATCGGGGGCCAGCCGGCATTGACCAGATTAACAATCTTATGCAAAATCTCATCAATCCTGTAGAGAAAGATGAATTGACCTTTGAAGCTCCCGACTGTCAGTATCGCCAAGGAGATAGGGTTATCCACTTGGTCAATGATGCTGAAAGCAATGTCTTCAACGGTGACTTAGGCTATATCAGCGATCTGCTGCCTGCTAAGTACACCGACTCCAAGCAGGACGAGCTGACCATCAACTTTGACGGCAATGAAATCATCTACCCGCGCAGCGAATGGTATAAGATCCGCCTAGCCTACGCCATGAGCATCCACAAGTCTCAGGGCAGTGAATTTCCCGTGGTCATCTTGCCCATCACCAAGAGCAGTCACCGGATGCTGCAGCGCAACCTCATCTACACTGCTATCACCCGCGCCAAGAGCAAGTTGATCTTACTTGGGGAAAAAGTAGCCTTTGACTATGCCGTCAAAAACACCGGTACCGCCCGCAAAACCTATCTGAGAGAGCGTTTTGGCGACCTTCAGTCCCCTCCAGAACTTGCCCACAGTCCTGTAGATATTGTGGAAAAAGCTGTGGAAAACTATATTCTGACCGAAAAAAATTTCCTGAAAATCGACCCTATGATTGGGATAAGAGAAGAAGATATAAAGGGAATCTTTAAGTAAGCCTTGACTCCCTTCTTTGCTCTGTGTATAATGCTAAAATGTGGCTATACGACCAGACAAAACAACAATTAACTTTCTTCAAAGGAGATATTAATGAAATACAATAAATATGCCTCTCTAATAAAATGGGTGCTTGTAGGATGCTGTCTCATTTTATTGGGTACCCGTTCATCAACAAGAATTAAGGATATCAGTGTGGAAACCTTGCGAAAAGAAGGAAAAATTCTTTCTGCAAAAATCTCTGATACCTCCTACAGCCAAGCAATACAAATTACTCATATTGATGGACCGGTTGCTGAGTTAAAAGAAGAGCATGACTCAACCTATTTCTACAAAGTATCTTATATAGATAAAAATGGTAGGGAAAGCGATATTGGCCTGCGCAATGATTCTTCAACTAGCCGCTTCGTAGATGAACTAGAAAAAGCGAATACTTTAGGAGGAGAGCCAAAATGGTTGATTGCCTCAGTACACTCAGCTTCAGATATTCCTGATTACGCTAAAATCATGAACTCGTATCTATTTAATGATGAAAATAACCAACAACTGAAATACTACATCACTCTCTCTGATGACAAAGAATTCCAAAAAGGTGGAACAACTTCCTTCACTTTCTTCACCTATATTGCTATATTCTGCATTTTGATCGGGTTCATCCGTTATTACTTAAACCATAAAAGATTGAATGATTTTTTCAAACTCTATCCCGAGTTGAATGAAACGCTGGATCAGATTGAAAACAATGGTGGTTATGTTGACCCAGATATTCGTATCTTCTTTTACAAGAATCATCTGGTCAGTTACAAATCTAGCTTTAAAACATGTGACATACATGATGCGCTAACAATTTATCATCATAGCTATTCATTGATGATTTCTATCTTTCCAATCATCAGAAAAAATGAGATTCGGATTGTCCTTTCTGATGGCAACGAAGAGAAACTGCCTCTAAGACATCAAAACGTTTCTAAAACAGATCTTGCTTTAACTCGTTTAAAAAATCAAATCCATGACAAATTTCCAAGTATTGAATTATAAAGAGGACAGTTTGCTGTCCTCTTTATATTAACTTTCTACAATTGAAGTTGGAAAATTCGGTGTGCCAATCATCGCTTAGCTTCGTTTTAAGTATGTCAAAGTCTGCTCCATCAGCTCGTCACTAAGAATATCAATGCCAATGGATTCCAGCATAAAGAGGAGACGCTCAGCCTGCTTTTCAAAACTTTTCTCTGAAAATCGACCCCCTAATCGGCCTGACCGAGGAAGATATCCACAGTATATTCAGCACATAAATAAAAAGGCTGGGACAGAATTAAATTTTTTAGTTCTGTCCCAGCCTTTTTTTATGCCTTATTTCTCTGGCTAAAGAGCTGCATGAGCTCATCATCAAAGATATCCATGCCGATCGAGGTCATCATAAACTGCAGAAAATGGAAGCGTTCTGGCAGTTTTTCAGGATCGCTTTCAAAAACGGTCCCATGCATCCAAAAATTCACCAGCAGCAGAAAAACTTCTGCAGCCTGGTCCGGATACTCGGTCTGAAGGGAGCCATCTGCCATGCCTTTTTTGATAATGTCACTGACCACAGAGGCGCCTATCCGCAGATTGTCCCGCATCATGGTCAAAATAAAGCCCGCGTCCTTCTCATACTCACCCAAAATGATGCCATCTATGGCCCGGGCTGTCTGACTTTCCAGATTGGACTTGAGGATGGTTTGCAGCTGCTCTCTGCCAGTCAGATTTTCCGTAGCCTTGAGCCACTGCTTCATCTCTTCTTCCATCAGCTCCTGCCGGCTACTCATCACCGCCAGGACAATCTCATCTTTTGACTTGAAATGATGGTAGATAGCCCCCTTGGAAATGCCTGCCGTCTGGGCGATGTCCTGCATACTGGTCTTTTCGGGCCCCTTTTGGATAAAGAGCTGGGTCGCTGTATTTAAAATTTTTTCTCTCATGGCCTGGGATTTGTCTTTTCGTTGCGCCATTCTGTTCCCCTTTGTTTCTAATATAGCTTTATTCTACCAAAAAAGCCGGGGAAATACAAAACCATAAAAATATCTTTAATCCTTGTCTTGCTGATCCCTTTGATACCAAAGATAGATACTGTAAGCCGCCATCAAGATATAGCCTAGGAAAAAGAGCGGATTTTCCGTCCCCTTCCCCAGGAAAATGCCTTCACCAATGGTATTGATGGCCCCGTGGAAAAGAACACAGTAAAGGATGGACTGACTGACCTTGTAAAGAGCCGCCAGCCAGAAACGGGCTCCAAAAGACTATGGAAAGGGTATAAAGAATTGTCAAAATCAAGAGATGGACCCAAGTCCTTTTTCGGGCCGATCCGATAGAAACCAAGAGCTCCTTGAACGATTTTCCTAAAACCAGTTTGGCTCCAATGGCCGGGCCAAAAACACCAGCGATGGTTAGAACCTGGGAAATAACGGGAATCCTCAGGAAAGCCGAAGCCAGCCAAGCAGACCAGCTGATGCCAAAAGTCCAGGCCAGAAAGGGCAGGATATGCCTTGTCTCTGGCTCTACATGTGTTTGTGTTTTCATATGATTACTCCTTTTTCTTTGGAAGAAGAGCGATTGCCAAGATTTTTAGCCTGCATCTTTCTGAACTCCTTTCCGGTTGCCCTTCCAATACCACCAGCCGACCAGCAGAGCGGTCATGATCAGATTAGCAGCCTGGAAGCTGAGATACCTTCCGCCATTTGTAGCACTGCCGACAATCGTCGCCTGAGCAAAGTTAATGCAGCCGTGAAAGACCATGCAGGCAAAGACAGAGGCCGTCTGCTTGTAGAGAACCGCCAGACAGAAACAGAGCAAGATACCAAAGGAGAGATAGAAGAGCAAAGAAACCTGACCTTGACTCGTTCCCGGAATCAGCCAGAGGGGCAGATGCCAGGCCACCCAGACCAGAGCCGTGATGACAGTTGCCAGAGGGAAGGAGAATTTTTTCTCCAGAGCCGGCTGCAGGAGGCCCCGCCAGCCAATCTCTTCATTGCCGCCTCCAGCAAAGGTGACAAAGGTCCAGCCCAGGGGAAACATCAGAATGGCATTCAGGGGCGGCAAGGCTGGATTAGCGATAAAAAGGGTCAAAACCCGAACCAGACAGAAGACCAGCATGTAAATCCACCAGCCTTTGGCATGGGAGAAGATAAAGTCCAGCATCTTCTTAGGATGAGAAATTTTGAGGCTGATAAAAGTTCCCAAGGTCGGTCCGAAGCCCCCGATGAAATTGAGAGCAAAGCCCAAAGGCTGGGCTCCGCTGGTCAGCTTCAGGGCGGTTAAAATATACAGAATCAGCCAGGCAGACCAGCTAATGCCAAAAGTCCAGGCCAGAAAGGGCAGGATATGCCTTGTCTCTGGCTCTACATGTGTTTGTGTGTTCATACGATAACTCCTTATCAAATGTAGAATAGTGAAAAGTCATCCGAAAACTGGACAAAGGCATCCTTTACTTTCAGTCTTTCAGATGATTGCCTGTTTTGAAACGCAGATTTTTAAAATCCGACCATTCGGTTTGTTTTGTTATAAAAAATAAAGACCTGCGCCAAATAGAAAACGTAGTCTTTTAGTCCTTGCTTAAAATAAAAAGCAAAGATAGACTAAATAATGCTAAAAGCTATGTCAGCACCGTTTAGCTACTGCCTGCTGCTTTTAGTTTCTAAGTTGTCCTGACTCTGATGCTTAAGACAGGCCATTTCTCTGCTACTTGCTCCTTTCTTGATTTTTCAATCGCCGAATTTGCCAGAGATTGGAGGCAAGGCTCAGACCCCCTACTGCCATAATACCCAGTCCTCGCCAAGGGCTAAAGACAGAAGTCAGCAAGCCACCAGCAAGGACAGCATATCCAGCTTTGACTCCCCACTTAGAATAGCGTATGAGATTCTCACCCTGTGTTATCTTTTCCAGCTGCACCTTACGTTTTTCTGCCTGCTGCTGCAAAAACTCTTTCTGACCTTCCCGCTGCCGATCCAGCTCCTGATTAAACTTAAGGATGTGCTCGCTTGTTTTTTCTACTACAGATTTCTTCATTTCTGCTCCTTTCTTTTTAAAAACCGACCAGACGGTTTTTTATTTTATAAACTCAGTATAACAGACACAGAAAACTTTGTCCAGTATTTTTTCAAAAAAGATTATTTTTAGTCAATGAAAATTATCAGACAACTTAGAAACTCGTCACAAGCAACTCTCTCATACTAAAAACTATATCTAAAAAAGCCCGGTAATGAACCAAGCCTTTATCTTTATTCAAACCCCGTCACTGTCAGTCCTAGCAGACGAATACCTCGTGGTTGTTCTTCCAAGCTATCGTATATCTCATGCGCAGTTCGCTCGATTTGCTCCTTGTCTCGAGTGGCTAGATTCAAACTTTTCCTTTTAGTCAAGGTGGAGAAATCGGCATAACGAATTTTCAGAACGATGGTTCGTCCTTTCTTATCATGCTTAGTCAGGCTATTTTCTACCTTCTGAGCCAACAAGGTCAGCTCTTTCTTGATGTCCTCCTCACTATAGAGCAGTTTGGCATAGGTTCGCTCCTTCCCAATCGACTTACGGATACGATTGGACTTGACTGGACTATTACTGATGCCACGCGCTTTCCGGTAGAGATCGAAACCAAAGCGACCAAACTTATCAATCAAGGTCATTTCTGGTATCTTGAGCAGATCTCCACCAGTATAAACTCCCATTTCATGCAGTTTTTCAACGCTTTTCTTACCAACTCCATGAAACTTGGCAATATCCATTGACGCCAGAAAGACCTCAGCCTCTTCGGGTAGAATAACAGTCAGACCATGAGGCTTCTCATAATCACTGGCAATCTTGGCCAGAAACTTATTATAAGAAACGCCTGCCGAAGCTGTCAGATGGAGTTCATTCCAGATATCGTACTGAATCAGCTTGGCTATTTTGACTGCGGATTTAATCCCAAGCTTGTTTTCCGTTACATCCAGATAAGCCTCGTCGATGCTCATTGGCTCAATCAAGTCCGTATAGCGTTTGAAAATTTCTCGGATCTGCAAGCCGACCGCCTGATATTTTTCGTAATTCCCCGAGATAAAAATTCCTTGAGGGCAACGCTCATAGGCTTCCTTGGAGCTCATAGCCGAATGAACTCCGAACTTTCTGGCCTCATAATTGCAGGTAGAGACGACACCACGACCGCCAGTCAAGCGTGGGTCGCTGCCGATGATGACCGGATGCCCCTTTAGCTTAGGGTTATCCCGCTCTTCCACCGAAGCGAAAAAAGCATCCATATCAATGTGGATAATCTTCCGAGATGTATCGTTAATCAGTGGAAAAATCAGCATGCCCTCCTCCTTTCTCCTGCCATCAATCTCAGCTTACAGGCTTTCACAAAGTCGGCCCTTTTTGCTCAAATAAATCTGAAACAGTTTTTCGTTCTGACAAAAAGTATTTTAAACGTAAGATTCTTCGTCAGCAATTTTTGTATGACATTTTAATTACTTTTATTATAACTTTTTTACCCATTTTTCCAAAATATTTGAAAAGAGTTATGTTTTTCAAATCTATAGTACACATCCGAGACTTTTTACTTTCTGTAT encodes the following:
- a CDS encoding CPBP family intramembrane glutamic endopeptidase, encoding MNTQTHVEPETRHILPFLAWTFGISWSAWLILYILTALKLTSGAQPLGFALNFIGGFGPTLGTFISLKISHPKKMLDFIFSHAKGWWIYMLVFCLVRVLTLFIANPALPPLNAILMFPLGWTFVTFAGGGNEEIGWRGLLQPALEKKFSFPLATVITALVWVAWHLPLWLIPGTSQGQVSLLFYLSFGILLCFCLAVLYKQTASVFACMVFHGCINFAQATIVGSATNGGRYLSFQAANLIMTALLVGWWYWKGNRKGVQKDAG
- the dinB gene encoding DNA polymerase IV, coding for MLIFPLINDTSRKIIHIDMDAFFASVEERDNPKLKGHPVIIGSDPRLTGGRGVVSTCNYEARKFGVHSAMSSKEAYERCPQGIFISGNYEKYQAVGLQIREIFKRYTDLIEPMSIDEAYLDVTENKLGIKSAVKIAKLIQYDIWNELHLTASAGVSYNKFLAKIASDYEKPHGLTVILPEEAEVFLASMDIAKFHGVGKKSVEKLHEMGVYTGGDLLKIPEMTLIDKFGRFGFDLYRKARGISNSPVKSNRIRKSIGKERTYAKLLYSEEDIKKELTLLAQKVENSLTKHDKKGRTIVLKIRYADFSTLTKRKSLNLATRDKEQIERTAHEIYDSLEEQPRGIRLLGLTVTGFE
- a CDS encoding TetR/AcrR family transcriptional regulator is translated as MAQRKDKSQAMREKILNTATQLFIQKGPEKTSMQDIAQTAGISKGAIYHHFKSKDEIVLAVMSSRQELMEEEMKQWLKATENLTGREQLQTILKSNLESQTARAIDGIILGEYEKDAGFILTMMRDNLRIGASVVSDIIKKGMADGSLQTEYPDQAAEVFLLLVNFWMHGTVFESDPEKLPERFHFLQFMMTSIGMDIFDDELMQLFSQRNKA
- a CDS encoding ATP-dependent RecD-like DNA helicase, yielding MEFYFSGTIERIIFENPSNFFRILLLDIEDTDAEDFEDFEIIVTGSMADVMEGEDYTFWGSLVQHPKYGQQLKISRYERAKPSSKGLVKYFSSDHFKGIGVKTAQKIVQLYGEDTEDTIDKILAEPEKLTQINGLAAKNREAFVAKLRLNYGTEMVLAKLAAYGIPNKLAFQIQDTYKEETLDIVEKYPYQLVEDIQGIGFKIADHLAEELGIQSDAPERFRAGLVHTLLTQSMKRGDTYVEARDLLEHTIELLESSRQVELDPSLVADELAHLIEEDKVQNIETKIFENSLFFAEEGIKSNLLRLLEKGEQDCFDADNITAAIQQVEESSGISYDSIQKEAICQAINQKVFILTGGPGTGKTTVINCIIAVYAQLRGLDLRKVNELPILLAAPTGRAARRMNELTGLPSATIHRHLGMTGDDDTSHLDDYLDADFIIVDEFSMVDTWLANQLLSNISSQTKLLIVGDADQLPSVSPGQVLADLLQIPTIPQTKLETIYRQSEESTIVTLASQIQKGILPADFTEKKADRSYFEARNEHIPPMIEKIASAAIRSGIPAQDVQVLAPMYRGPAGIDQINNLMQNLINPVEKDELTFEAPDCQYRQGDRVIHLVNDAESNVFNGDLGYISDLLPAKYTDSKQDELTINFDGNEIIYPRSEWYKIRLAYAMSIHKSQGSEFPVVILPITKSSHRMLQRNLIYTAITRAKSKLILLGEKVAFDYAVKNTGTARKTYLRERFGDLQSPPELAHSPVDIVEKAVENYILTEKNFLKIDPMIGIREEDIKGIFK